A window of the Streptococcus sp. 116-D4 genome harbors these coding sequences:
- the prsA gene encoding peptidylprolyl isomerase PrsA, whose translation MKKKLLAGAITLLSVATLAACSKGSEGTDLISMKGDVITEHQFYEQVKSNPSAQQVLLNMTIQKVFEKQYGSEVDDKEVNDTIAEEEKQYGENYQRVLSQAGMTLETRKAQIRTSKLVELAVKKAAEAELTDDAYKKAYDEYTPDVTAQIIRLDNEDKAKEILEKAKASDADFAQLAKDNSTDEKTKANGGEITFDSASTEVPDQVKKAAFALDVNGISDVISVTGTQAYSSQYYIVKLIKKTEKSSNIDDYKEKLKTVILTQKQNDAAFVQSIIGKELQAANIKVKDQAFQNIFTQYIGGGDSSSSSSSKE comes from the coding sequence ATGAAGAAAAAACTATTGGCTGGTGCCATTACACTATTATCAGTAGCAACTTTAGCAGCTTGTTCGAAAGGTTCAGAAGGGACAGACCTTATCAGCATGAAAGGGGATGTCATCACAGAACATCAATTTTATGAGCAAGTGAAAAGCAATCCTTCAGCTCAACAAGTGTTGTTGAACATGACCATCCAAAAAGTATTTGAGAAACAATACGGTTCAGAAGTAGATGACAAAGAAGTCAACGATACTATTGCCGAAGAAGAAAAACAATATGGTGAAAACTACCAACGTGTCTTGTCACAAGCAGGAATGACTCTTGAAACACGTAAAGCTCAAATTCGTACAAGTAAATTGGTTGAGTTGGCAGTTAAGAAGGCAGCAGAAGCTGAATTGACAGATGATGCTTATAAGAAGGCCTATGACGAGTACACTCCTGATGTGACTGCTCAAATCATTCGTTTGGACAATGAAGACAAAGCTAAAGAAATTCTTGAAAAAGCTAAAGCTAGTGATGCAGATTTTGCTCAATTAGCCAAAGATAATTCAACAGATGAGAAAACTAAAGCGAACGGTGGAGAAATCACTTTTGATTCTGCTTCAACAGAAGTACCAGATCAAGTTAAGAAGGCAGCTTTCGCTTTAGATGTAAACGGTATTTCTGATGTAATTAGCGTTACTGGAACACAAGCCTACAGCAGCCAATATTACATTGTGAAACTGATTAAGAAAACAGAAAAATCATCTAATATCGATGACTACAAAGAAAAATTAAAAACGGTTATCTTAACTCAAAAACAAAACGACGCAGCATTTGTTCAAAGTATTATCGGAAAAGAATTGCAAGCAGCCAATATCAAGGTTAAAGATCAAGCCTTCCAAAATATCTTTACCCAATATATTGGCGGTGGAGATTCAAGCTCAAGCAGTTCTTCAAAAGAATAA
- a CDS encoding type II toxin-antitoxin system HicA family toxin, whose protein sequence is MSITGKEMVKLALANGWIEVRKRGSHHHFKKEGVSYFVTIPVHGNEDLGKGLERKILKDLGL, encoded by the coding sequence ATGTCAATCACAGGTAAGGAAATGGTAAAATTAGCTCTTGCAAATGGATGGATTGAAGTTCGTAAGAGAGGAAGTCATCATCATTTTAAGAAAGAAGGGGTCTCCTATTTTGTCACTATTCCAGTTCACGGTAATGAGGATTTAGGAAAAGGCCTAGAGAGAAAAATATTAAAAGATTTGGGATTGTAG
- the tehB gene encoding SAM-dependent methyltransferase TehB has protein sequence MEKLVAYKRMPLWNKQTMPEAVQQKHNTKVGTWGKITVLKGTLKFIELTVDGEVLAEHLFEAGADNPMAQPQAWHRVEAATDDVEWYLEFYCKPEDYFPKKYNTNPVHSEVLEAIQTVKPGKALDLGCGQGRNALFLAQQGFDVTAVDQNELSLEILQSIVEQEALDMPVGLYDINSASIGQAYDFIVSTVVLMFLQADHIPAIIKNMQEHTTVGGYNLIVCAMDTKDYPCSVNFPFTFKEGKLADYYKDWELVKYNENPGHLHRRDENGNRIQLRFATLLAKKIK, from the coding sequence ATGGAAAAACTAGTTGCCTATAAACGCATGCCTTTGTGGAATAAACAAACTATGCCTGAGGCTGTTCAGCAAAAGCACAATACAAAAGTTGGGACTTGGGGCAAGATTACTGTTTTGAAAGGAACTCTCAAGTTTATTGAGTTGACAGTAGATGGTGAGGTTCTAGCTGAGCACCTCTTTGAGGCAGGAGCTGACAATCCCATGGCGCAACCGCAAGCCTGGCACCGAGTGGAGGCAGCCACAGATGATGTGGAATGGTACTTAGAATTTTATTGTAAACCTGAGGATTATTTTCCTAAGAAATACAATACCAATCCGGTTCATTCAGAAGTTCTAGAGGCAATTCAGACAGTAAAACCAGGGAAAGCCTTGGATTTGGGCTGTGGTCAAGGCCGTAATGCACTCTTTTTAGCCCAGCAAGGTTTTGATGTGACAGCTGTGGATCAAAATGAATTATCTCTTGAAATCTTGCAAAGCATTGTGGAGCAGGAAGCCTTGGATATGCCTGTTGGTCTTTACGATATCAATTCAGCCAGTATTGGGCAAGCGTATGATTTCATCGTCTCGACAGTGGTTTTGATGTTTTTGCAAGCAGACCATATTCCTGCAATTATCAAAAATATGCAGGAGCACACCACAGTCGGTGGTTACAATCTTATCGTCTGTGCCATGGACACAAAGGATTATCCTTGCTCAGTGAACTTCCCATTCACCTTTAAAGAAGGGAAATTGGCAGACTATTACAAGGACTGGGAATTGGTTAAGTACAATGAAAATCCAGGCCATTTGCACCGTCGTGACGAAAATGGCAATCGTATCCAACTACGCTTTGCAACCTTACTAGCTAAGAAAATCAAGTAA
- a CDS encoding O-methyltransferase, whose product MVESYSKNANHNMRRPVVKEEIVDLMRQRQKQVTGSLKELEDFARKENIPIIPHETVAYFRFLMETMQPKNILEIGTAIGFSALLMAEHAPNAKITTIDRNPEMIGFAKENFAQFDSRKQITLLEGDAVDILSTLTESYDFVFMDSAKSKYIVFLPEVLKHLEVGGVVVLDDIFQGGDVAKDIMEVRRGQRTIYRGLQRLFDATLDNPGFTATLVPLGDGILMLRKNVADVQLPDSE is encoded by the coding sequence ATGGTTGAATCGTATAGTAAAAATGCCAACCATAACATGCGTCGTCCTGTCGTTAAGGAAGAAATTGTGGACTTGATGCGTCAGCGTCAAAAGCAAGTCACAGGCTCTTTGAAAGAATTGGAAGACTTTGCCCGCAAGGAAAATATTCCCATTATTCCCCATGAAACGGTAGCTTATTTCCGTTTTCTCATGGAAACTATGCAACCTAAAAACATTCTGGAAATTGGGACGGCTATCGGGTTTTCAGCCCTCTTGATGGCAGAACACGCACCAAATGCTAAGATTACAACTATTGACCGTAATCCTGAGATGATCGGCTTCGCCAAGGAAAATTTTGCTCAGTTTGACAGTCGTAAGCAAATCACACTCTTAGAAGGAGATGCGGTAGATATCTTATCTACACTGACAGAATCCTATGATTTCGTTTTTATGGATTCTGCCAAGTCTAAATACATCGTCTTTCTGCCAGAAGTCCTCAAACATTTGGAAGTTGGAGGTGTGGTTGTCTTGGATGATATTTTCCAAGGTGGTGATGTTGCCAAGGATATCATGGAAGTCCGTCGTGGCCAGCGAACTATATACAGAGGCCTTCAAAGACTATTTGATGCAACCTTAGATAATCCAGGCTTCACTGCAACATTAGTACCTTTGGGGGACGGTATTCTCATGCTTCGTAAAAATGTAGCAGATGTTCAATTGCCTGACAGCGAATGA
- a CDS encoding ISL3 family transposase, whose amino-acid sequence MEQLHFITKLLDIKDPNIKILDITNRDTHKEIIAKLDYKAPSCPNCGSQMKKYDFQKPSKIPYLETTGMPTRILLKKRRFKCYQCSKMMVAETPLVKKNHQIPRIINQKIAQKLIEKTSMTDIAHQLSISTSTVIRKLNDFRFKHDLSRLPEIMSWDEYAFTKGKMSFIAQDFDKLNIITVLEGRTQAIIRNHFLKYDRTVRCRVKIITMDMFSPYYDLAKQLFPCAKIVLDRFHIVQHLSRAMSRVRVQIMNQFERKSHEYKAIKRYWKLIQQDSRKLSDKRFYRPTFRMHLTNKEILDKLLSYSEDLKHHYQIYQLLLFHFQNKDPEKFFGLIEDNQKQVHPIFQTVFKTFLKNKEKIINALQLPYSNAKLEATNNLIKLIKRNAFGFRNFENFKKRIFIALNIKKERTNFVLSRA is encoded by the coding sequence ATGGAACAATTACATTTTATCACAAAACTGCTCGATATTAAAGACCCAAACATCAAGATTCTAGATATCACCAATAGGGATACACACAAGGAAATCATCGCTAAATTGGATTATAAGGCTCCATCTTGTCCTAATTGTGGAAGTCAAATGAAGAAATATGACTTTCAAAAACCGTCTAAGATTCCTTACCTCGAAACGACCGGTATGCCTACTAGAATTCTCTTGAAAAAGCGTCGATTCAAGTGCTATCAGTGCTCAAAAATGATGGTGGCTGAGACTCCTCTAGTAAAGAAAAATCATCAAATCCCTCGTATCATCAACCAAAAGATTGCGCAAAAATTGATTGAAAAAACTTCTATGACCGATATTGCTCATCAGCTGTCCATTTCAACTTCAACTGTTATTCGCAAGCTCAATGACTTCCGTTTTAAGCATGATCTTTCTCGTCTTCCTGAAATTATGTCCTGGGACGAGTATGCCTTCACTAAGGGAAAGATGAGTTTCATTGCGCAAGATTTTGATAAGCTCAATATCATCACTGTTCTTGAAGGTAGAACACAAGCTATCATTCGAAATCACTTTCTTAAATATGATCGAACCGTCCGATGTCGAGTGAAGATCATTACGATGGATATGTTTAGTCCCTACTATGACTTGGCTAAACAGCTTTTTCCGTGTGCTAAAATTGTACTTGATCGCTTTCACATTGTGCAACATCTTAGTCGTGCTATGAGTCGTGTGCGTGTCCAAATCATGAATCAGTTTGAGCGAAAATCTCATGAATACAAGGCTATCAAGCGCTACTGGAAACTCATCCAACAGGATAGTCGTAAATTGAGTGATAAACGCTTTTATCGCCCTACTTTTCGTATGCACTTGACCAATAAAGAGATTCTAGACAAGCTTTTGAGCTATTCAGAAGACTTAAAACACCACTATCAGATCTATCAGCTCTTGCTTTTTCACTTTCAGAACAAAGATCCTGAGAAATTTTTCGGACTCATTGAGGACAATCAAAAGCAGGTTCATCCTATTTTTCAGACTGTCTTTAAAACCTTTCTAAAGAACAAAGAGAAAATCATCAACGCTCTTCAATTACCTTATTCCAACGCAAAATTGGAAGCGACCAATAATCTCATCAAACTTATCAAACGTAACGCCTTTGGATTTCGGAACTTTGAAAACTTCAAAAAAAGAATTTTTATCGCTCTGAACATCAAAAAAGAAAGGACGAATTTTGTCCTTTCTCGAGCTTAG
- a CDS encoding type II toxin-antitoxin system HicB family antitoxin — MLKSYPAIFHKEGTGYWVEFPEFGGGTEGATIELAMKNAREMLESVLASYIDEGLALPTPSDISMLKAPDGFVTLIQANPLPFVKNNKAIRKNVTVPEWLVRLADREKVNYSEVLTQALESRLQL; from the coding sequence ATGCTAAAATCTTATCCTGCTATTTTTCATAAAGAAGGAACTGGGTATTGGGTTGAATTTCCTGAATTTGGAGGCGGAACAGAAGGAGCAACGATTGAACTTGCAATGAAAAACGCTCGGGAAATGCTTGAGAGTGTTTTAGCTTCTTATATTGATGAAGGACTGGCTCTGCCTACTCCTAGTGATATTTCTATGTTGAAAGCTCCTGATGGATTTGTGACTTTGATTCAGGCCAATCCCTTGCCTTTTGTAAAGAATAATAAAGCGATTCGAAAAAATGTTACGGTTCCAGAGTGGCTAGTCAGACTTGCAGATCGTGAGAAAGTGAACTATTCTGAAGTGTTGACACAAGCTCTTGAAAGTCGCTTGCAACTCTAA
- the rnr gene encoding ribonuclease R: protein MKDRIKEYLQDKGKVTVNDLAQALGKDGSKDFRELIKTLSLMERKHQIRFEEDGTLTLEVKKKHEITLKGIFHAHKNGFGFVSLEGEEDDLFVGKNDVNYAIDGDTVEVVIKKVADRNKGTAAEAKIIDILEHSLTTVVGQIVLDQEKPKYAGYIRSKNQKISQPIYVKKPALKLEGTEVLKVFIDKYPSKKHDFFVASVLDVVGHSTDAGIDVLEVLESMDIVSEFPEAVVKEAESVPDAPSQKDMEGRLDLRDEITFTIDGADAKDLDDAVHIKSLKNGNIELGVHIADVSYYVTEGSALDKEALNRATSVYVTDRVVPMLPERLSNGICSLNPQVDRLTQSAIMEIDKHGRVINYTITQTVIKTSYRMTYSDVNDILAGDKEKRQEYQKIVPSIELMAKLHEILEIMREKRGALNFDTSEAKILVDKQGKPVDIVLRQRGVAERMIESFMLMANETVAEHFSKLDLPFIYRIHEEPKAEKVQKFIDYASSFGLRIYGTASEISQEALQDIMRTVEGEPYADVLSMMLLRSMQQARYSEHNHGHYGLAADYYTHFTSPIRRYPDLLVHRMIRDYGRSKEMAEHFEQVIPEIATQSSNRERRAIEAEREVEAMKKAEYMEAYVGEEYDAVVSSIVKFGLFVELPNTVEGLIHITNLPEFYHFNERDLTLRGEKSGTTFRVGQQIRIRVERADKMTGEIDFSYIPSEFDVIEKGLKQSNRNDRGRGSSRRSDKKEDKRKSGRSNDKRKHSQKDKKKKGKKPFYKEVAKKGAKDGKGRGKGRRTK, encoded by the coding sequence ATGAAAGATAGAATAAAAGAATATTTACAAGACAAGGGGAAGGTGACTGTCAATGACTTGGCTCAGGCTTTGGGAAAAGACGGTTCCAAGGATTTTCGTGAGTTGATTAAAACCTTGTCCCTAATGGAAAGAAAGCACCAGATTCGCTTTGAAGAAGATGGGACTTTGACTTTGGAAGTCAAGAAAAAACACGAGATTACTCTCAAGGGGATTTTTCATGCTCATAAAAATGGCTTTGGCTTTGTCAGCCTAGAAGGCGAGGAGGACGACCTTTTTGTAGGAAAAAATGATGTCAACTATGCTATTGATGGTGATACTGTTGAGGTCGTGATTAAGAAAGTCGCTGACCGCAATAAGGGAACAGCAGCGGAAGCCAAAATTATTGATATCTTAGAGCACAGCCTGACAACTGTTGTCGGTCAAATAGTTCTGGATCAGGAAAAGCCCAAGTATGCGGGTTACATCCGTTCGAAAAATCAGAAAATCAGTCAACCGATCTATGTTAAGAAACCAGCCCTTAAACTAGAGGGAACAGAAGTTCTCAAGGTTTTTATCGATAAATACCCAAGCAAGAAACACGATTTCTTTGTCGCTAGTGTGCTGGACGTGGTAGGACACTCGACTGATGCTGGGATTGATGTCCTTGAGGTTTTGGAGTCTATGGATATTGTATCCGAGTTTCCAGAAGCTGTTGTCAAGGAAGCAGAAAGTGTGCCTGATGCTCCGTCTCAAAAGGATATGGAAGGTCGTCTGGATCTAAGAGATGAGATTACCTTTACCATTGATGGTGCTGACGCCAAGGACTTGGACGATGCAGTTCACATCAAGTCTTTAAAAAATGGAAATATCGAACTCGGAGTTCACATCGCAGATGTTTCTTACTATGTGACTGAGGGTTCTGCCCTTGACAAGGAAGCTCTTAACCGTGCAACTTCTGTCTATGTGACAGACCGCGTGGTGCCAATGCTTCCAGAACGACTGTCAAATGGAATCTGCTCTCTCAATCCCCAAGTTGACCGCCTGACCCAGTCTGCCATCATGGAGATTGATAAACATGGTCGTGTGATTAATTACACTATTACACAAACAGTTATCAAGACAAGCTACCGGATGACCTACAGTGATGTCAATGATATCCTAGCTGGAGACAAGGAAAAGAGACAAGAATATCAGAAAATTGTTCCAAGTATCGAACTCATGGCTAAGCTCCATGAAATTTTAGAAATCATGCGTGAGAAACGTGGAGCTCTCAATTTTGATACCAGCGAAGCTAAGATTTTAGTAGATAAACAAGGTAAGCCTGTTGATATCGTTCTTCGTCAGCGTGGTGTTGCCGAGCGTATGATTGAGTCCTTTATGCTGATGGCTAATGAAACAGTTGCCGAGCATTTTAGCAAGCTGGATTTGCCTTTCATCTATCGTATCCATGAGGAGCCAAAGGCTGAAAAGGTTCAGAAGTTTATTGACTATGCTTCGAGTTTTGGCCTGCGCATTTATGGGACTGCCAGTGAGATTAGCCAGGAGGCCCTCCAAGATATCATGCGTACTGTTGAGGGAGAACCTTATGCAGATGTATTGTCCATGATGCTTCTTCGCTCTATGCAGCAGGCTCGCTATTCGGAGCACAATCACGGACACTATGGACTAGCGGCTGACTATTACACTCACTTTACTAGCCCGATTCGTCGTTATCCAGACCTTCTTGTTCACCGCATGATTCGGGACTACGGCCGTTCTAAGGAAATGGCAGAGCATTTTGAACAAGTGATTCCAGAGATTGCGACCCAGTCTTCCAACCGTGAACGTCGTGCCATTGAGGCTGAGCGTGAGGTCGAAGCCATGAAAAAGGCTGAGTATATGGAAGCATACGTGGGCGAAGAGTACGATGCGGTTGTATCAAGTATTGTCAAATTCGGTCTCTTTGTTGAATTGCCAAACACGGTTGAAGGCTTGATTCACATCACTAATTTGCCTGAATTTTATCATTTCAATGAGCGTGATTTGACTCTTCGTGGGGAGAAATCGGGTACAACCTTTCGTGTAGGTCAGCAAATCCGTATCCGAGTTGAAAGAGCCGACAAGATGACTGGTGAAATTGACTTCTCTTATATTCCAAGTGAGTTTGATGTGATTGAAAAAGGCTTGAAACAGTCTAATCGTAATGATAGAGGGCGTGGTTCAAGTCGTCGTTCAGATAAGAAGGAAGACAAGAGAAAATCAGGGCGCTCAAATGATAAGCGCAAGCATTCACAAAAGGACAAGAAGAAAAAAGGTAAGAAACCTTTTTATAAGGAAGTAGCTAAGAAAGGAGCCAAGGATGGCAAAGGGCGAGGGAAAGGTCGTCGCACAAAATAA
- a CDS encoding competence protein CoiA, translating to MFVARNARGQLVNVLENKLEKEEYTCPACGGQLRLRQGPSVRIHFAHKSLKDCDYSFENESPEHLANKEVLYHWLKKEAEVQLESPLPELKQIADVFVNGNLALEVQCSPLPQKLLKERSEGYRSQGYQVLWLLGQKLWLKERLTSLQEGFLYFSQNMGFYVWEVDSEKQVLRLKYLIHQDLRGKLHYQIKEFPYGQDSLLDILRFPYKKQKLSHFTVYQDKDICRYIRQQLYYQNPFWMKEQAEAYQKGENLLTYGLKEWYPQIRPLVGKFFQIEQDLTSYYQHFQTYYQENYQNDWQNLYPPAFYQQYFFKNMVK from the coding sequence ATGTTTGTTGCGAGAAATGCTAGGGGACAGCTGGTAAATGTGTTAGAGAATAAGCTTGAGAAGGAAGAATACACCTGCCCAGCTTGTGGAGGTCAGCTCCGTTTGCGTCAAGGTCCAAGTGTCCGGATCCATTTTGCTCATAAATCCCTAAAAGATTGTGATTATTCCTTTGAAAATGAAAGTCCAGAACACTTGGCAAATAAGGAAGTCCTCTATCACTGGTTGAAAAAAGAGGCAGAGGTGCAATTAGAATCCCCTCTTCCAGAGCTTAAACAGATTGCGGATGTATTTGTAAATGGCAATCTAGCTTTAGAAGTTCAGTGTAGTCCCTTGCCTCAAAAACTTCTTAAAGAGCGAAGTGAGGGCTATCGTAGTCAAGGTTACCAAGTACTGTGGTTGCTGGGTCAAAAACTGTGGCTCAAGGAGCGTTTGACTAGTCTGCAAGAAGGTTTTTTATACTTCAGTCAAAACATGGGCTTTTATGTTTGGGAAGTAGACAGTGAAAAACAAGTTTTAAGACTCAAATATCTCATCCACCAGGATCTCCGAGGTAAACTCCATTATCAAATCAAAGAATTTCCCTATGGTCAAGATAGTCTACTGGATATATTACGTTTTCCCTATAAGAAACAAAAACTATCTCATTTTACAGTTTATCAAGATAAGGACATCTGTCGCTATATCCGGCAACAATTGTATTATCAAAATCCTTTTTGGATGAAAGAACAAGCAGAAGCCTATCAGAAGGGAGAAAATCTCCTAACTTATGGGCTAAAAGAATGGTATCCACAAATTCGACCTCTAGTGGGTAAATTTTTCCAGATTGAACAAGACTTGACTAGCTATTATCAGCATTTTCAAACCTATTACCAAGAAAATTATCAAAATGATTGGCAAAACCTTTATCCACCAGCTTTTTATCAGCAATATTTCTTTAAAAATATGGTAAAATAG
- the smpB gene encoding SsrA-binding protein SmpB, with protein MAKGEGKVVAQNKKARHDYTIVDTLEAGMVLTGTEIKSVRAARINLKDGFAQVKNGEVWLSNVHIAPYEEGNIWNQEPERRRKLLLHKKQIQKLEQETKGTGMTLVPLKVYIKDGYAKLLLGLAKGKHDYDKRESIKRREQNRDIARVMKAVNQR; from the coding sequence ATGGCAAAGGGCGAGGGAAAGGTCGTCGCACAAAATAAAAAGGCGCGTCACGACTATACAATCGTAGATACGCTAGAGGCAGGAATGGTCCTGACTGGAACTGAAATCAAGAGTGTACGAGCTGCTCGAATCAATCTCAAGGATGGCTTTGCCCAAGTAAAAAATGGGGAAGTCTGGTTGAGCAATGTTCATATCGCTCCTTACGAAGAGGGCAATATCTGGAACCAGGAGCCAGAACGTCGTCGAAAACTCTTACTCCATAAAAAGCAAATCCAAAAATTAGAACAAGAGACCAAAGGGACAGGAATGACGCTGGTTCCCCTGAAAGTCTATATCAAAGATGGCTATGCTAAACTTCTTTTAGGTCTTGCTAAAGGGAAGCATGACTATGACAAGCGGGAGTCTATCAAACGTCGTGAGCAGAATCGCGATATTGCGCGCGTGATGAAAGCAGTCAACCAGCGATAA
- the pepF gene encoding oligoendopeptidase F, protein MVLQRNEINEKDTWDLSTIYPTDQAWEEALKELTEKLETVAQYEGHLLDSADSLLEITEFSLEMERQMEKLYVYAHMKNDQDTREAQYQEYYAKAMTLYSRLDQAFSFYEPEFMEISEKQYAEFLEAQPKLQVYQHYFDKLLQGKEHVLSQREEELLAGAGEIFGSASETFAILDNADIVFPYVLDDDGKEVQLSHGTYTRLMESKNREVRRGAYQALYATYEQFQHTYAKTLQTNVKVQNYRAKVRNYKSARHAALAANFVPESVYDNLVVAVRKHLPLLHRYLELRSKILGISDLKMYDVYTPLSSVEYSFTYQEALKKAEDALAVLGEDYLSRVKRAFSERWIDVYENQGKRSGAYSGGSYDTNAFMLLNWQDNLDNLFTLVHETGHSMHSSYTRETQPYVYGDYSIFLAEIASTTNENILTEKLLEEVEDDATRFAILNNFLDGFRGTVFRQTQFAEFEHAIHQADQNGEVLTSDFLNKLYADLNQEYYGLSKEDNPEIQYEWARIPHFYYNYYVYQYSTGFAAASALAEKIVHGSQEDRDRYIDYLKAGKSDYPLNVMRKAGVDMDKEEYLNDAFAVFERRLNEFEALVEKLGLA, encoded by the coding sequence ATGGTATTACAAAGAAATGAAATAAATGAAAAAGATACATGGGATCTATCAACGATCTACCCAACTGACCAGGCTTGGGAAGAAGCCTTAAAAGAGTTAACAGAAAAACTGGAGACAGTAGCCCAGTATGAAGGCCATCTTTTGGATAGTGCGGATAGCCTACTCGAAATTACTGAATTTTCTCTTGAAATGGAACGCCAAATGGAGAAGCTTTACGTTTATGCTCATATGAAGAATGATCAGGATACACGTGAAGCCCAGTACCAAGAGTACTATGCCAAGGCCATGACTCTCTATAGCCGGCTAGACCAAGCCTTTTCATTCTATGAACCTGAATTTATGGAAATCAGTGAAAAGCAGTATGCTGAATTTTTAGAAGCTCAACCAAAATTACAGGTTTATCAACACTATTTTGATAAGCTTTTGCAAGGCAAGGAACACGTTCTTTCACAACGTGAAGAAGAATTATTGGCTGGAGCTGGGGAAATCTTTGGGTCGGCAAGTGAAACCTTCGCTATCTTGGACAATGCGGATATTGTGTTCCCTTATGTCCTAGACGATGATGGAAAGGAAGTTCAGCTCTCTCACGGGACTTATACACGTTTGATGGAGTCTAAAAACCGTGAGGTACGTCGTGGTGCTTATCAAGCTCTTTATGCGACTTATGAGCAATTCCAACATACTTATGCCAAAACTTTACAAACCAATGTTAAGGTCCAAAACTACCGTGCCAAAGTTCGCAACTACAAGAGTGCTCGTCATGCCGCCCTTGCAGCGAATTTTGTTCCAGAAAGTGTTTATGACAATTTGGTAGTAGCAGTCCGCAAGCATTTGCCCCTCTTGCATCGTTACCTTGAGCTTCGTTCAAAGATTTTAGGAATTTCAGACCTCAAGATGTACGATGTCTACACACCGCTTTCATCTGTTGAATACAGTTTTACTTACCAAGAAGCTTTGAAAAAAGCAGAAGATGCCTTGGCAGTCTTGGGTGAGGATTACTTGAGCCGTGTTAAACGTGCCTTCAGTGAGCGTTGGATTGATGTTTACGAAAATCAAGGCAAGCGTTCTGGGGCCTATTCTGGTGGTTCTTACGATACAAATGCCTTTATGCTCCTCAACTGGCAGGACAATCTAGACAATCTCTTTACCCTTGTCCATGAAACAGGTCACAGTATGCATTCAAGCTATACTCGTGAAACGCAGCCTTATGTTTACGGAGATTATTCTATCTTCTTAGCTGAGATTGCATCAACTACCAATGAAAATATCTTGACGGAGAAATTATTGGAAGAAGTGGAAGACGACGCAACGCGCTTTGCTATTCTCAATAACTTCCTAGACGGTTTCCGAGGAACAGTTTTCCGCCAAACTCAATTTGCTGAGTTTGAACATGCCATCCACCAAGCAGACCAAAATGGAGAAGTCTTGACAAGCGATTTCTTAAATAAACTCTACGCAGACTTGAACCAAGAGTATTATGGTTTGAGTAAGGAAGACAATCCTGAAATCCAATACGAATGGGCACGCATTCCACACTTCTACTATAACTACTATGTATACCAGTATTCAACTGGCTTTGCAGCAGCCTCAGCCTTGGCTGAAAAGATTGTTCATGGTAGTCAAGAAGACCGTGACCGCTATATCGACTACCTCAAGGCAGGTAAGTCTGACTATCCACTTAATGTCATGAGAAAAGCTGGCGTTGATATGGATAAAGAAGAATACCTCAACGATGCCTTTGCAGTTTTTGAACGTCGTTTGAATGAGTTTGAAGCCCTTGTTGAAAAATTGGGATTGGCATAA